In Nodosilinea sp. FACHB-141, the genomic window ACCGACAAGGGTGATCGGTGGGAGGTGAAGGGCATCGGCAGCGGGTGAATGGAACCGTTAGACCGCCTCTGCCGGGAGGTAGCTGAGGCGATTATCGATTAAGCCGAGTGCTCAATGGCTTCAAACTGCCGAAGGCTTGTGAGTTGAGTTGTTCCCTACGCGCAATTAGCCAATCTGACTTACTCCATGCCTGTACTTACGAAAGAGCTGCCAAGTGAGGCTGTGATGCTGCTTTGCAGCGCGGGGCAACTAGCCAGACACTAAAAAGAAACTAAATAGACCTAAATCTCAGCTTCACTACTTTAGCGCCTTATACCGTGGGCAATGAGAAACACCTCTGGCTACACTTGCCAGTTGCACACCTGGGAGCTACAGCAGCGGTAAGCAATTCGCTACCACTGGTAATACAGGTCGCAGCACAGGAGCTCACCTCGACTACTGAGTTAAAAGATTTGGTCAGCGGTGAATGGGTCAGGCCCTATGCTGACGTGCTACGTCCAACACTCAACTACAACATCGCGATCGCGCAGTCTAACCCTACCATTGACACGCCCGGCATGATGGAGCTGACAAAGAGCTTTGAAGGATTCCACCTCAAGCCTTACTAAAACTACCAGCAATGGTGATGGAGTTTGGGTACCCGCGCCCCTAGCCAGCACGGCACCATCGACCAGGCCGCTGCAGCGTGAATACTGGCTATCTGGAGCGCAATGCCTACCCGCGAGCGGGCTCTTGGGCCTAGCTGAGCCCCAGTCTGTTGCCCTAGCCAGCTTCTGCTATCACGGCCAAGGCTGGGCCTGAATTCCTGCCCACTCGCTTAACTCGTTGCAGAGCCATTCAATTTCCCGACGAGTACTGTAGACGATAATCATTTGATCATTAGATGAGAAGTTCAAGTTGATTCGATAGCTGGTCTGGTTCGCCGCGCCAGCAGAAATTCCCATTAGTTCTCCTTGGAGAATTACAGTTTTTTCCCTACCTTTTAGCCGGTCGAAAGTAACAACGACTGTCCTATCTTTTTTTTTGGAAATTCAATATTAGCACTAGTATGATTGAATGAACCTCTAACGTTCATCAAGAACACATCAAGCACTTTCCTTGGGCTTGACCCTTGGAACGCTAGAATTATAAGAATTGGAAGAAATGGAAGAAACCAAGTAAGCAACATAAGAAACAAGGTAAACAGAAAATCTATAAAAAACATTGCAAACGTTATTAAGGCTAGTGCTAGACAAGTCCAGAGCAGTAAGTTGTCATTCACGCCTGAAAAGGTATATAGAATTTGATTTAGTGGTACTCTTAGCTGAAGAGTAGTTTGAGTTGCCTTCAGGGAAATAGAGGAGGATGAGGGACATGTTGTTGTACCTAAGAAAAGCTTCTGTACGGTTGAGGTCGCTTTTGGCTCTTGGCGAGGCTTGAGAAGGTGTAGCCTTGCGTCTTGTGCTGTTGCTGGTCTTTTGGCTAAGCTTGGGTTTGTTAGCCATTCGATCCAACTGATGAAAGGCCTGCTGAGGGTCGTCAAGTGGTCAAATCCAACGTGTAAATCGTCTTCAGGTAAATCAGCAGGATGTTGACCTGTCGCTAGATAAGTTAAGGTCATACCGACACCATACAAATCGGATGCGGGTAACGATCGGCCACCAAATTGTTCGGATGGCATATAACCATAGGTGCCAACCACTGTTACCGTGCCACCATGAGCGGCTGTTTGTACCGAGCCAAAATCAATCAGATAAACCTCACCCGGACCATTGCCACTACGGTTTTTGAGCAACACATTACTCGGTTTAATATCACGATGAATGACAGGCGGTTGAAGTCGATGAAGGTACTCCAAGATGTCTAGCAAGTCTTTGGTGATCGCCGTTAATTCTGCTTCGCCAAACCTACAGCCGTCCTGTGTCCATTGTTGAAGCGAGCGTGCCTCAATGTAACTTTGTACCAGCGCAAAACCCTTGCCAAACTCGATTTCTACCTCAAAGAAATCAAGATATTGAGGTATTGCTGGGTGACCAAGAGCTTTGAGAGTTTCTGCCTCGCGCTCAAATAATTTCAAATCCTCCCAGGTAGAATCTGGGCTAAACAGTAAGAGTTTAATGACAACAGGTAGTTGATTTTGTAAATCGAGCGCTAAAAACGTTTGCCGTCCGGGTTTGCGACCCAGCATTGCTTGAATTTGATAGCGATCGTGCAAGATTTGGTTTACGAATGGACTGTCAGCACTGCCATCGAAATTGGCCATTGGTAAACCTTTTTGAGCTGAACGCTACGCATGCCTTTGGCATCTTTGCATCAAAGGTACCCACTTTATGGAGGTTCACTCCCGAGATCAGCAATCAATGTGCACGGTTGATCGCGAACGCTGTCGTCTACGACAACCCCACAGCTCTGTCGCGTCTACTCACCAAGTACGAGGTTAGTGGGAATGCGAACGCTTTTGGGTGGGGTGGGTTGATTGGTTGCCTGCGCGCGCAATCAACCAATCTGGCTTACCCCACGCCTGTACTCACGAAAGAGCTGCCAAGAGAGGTTGTGATGCTGCTTTGTGGCGCGGGGCAACTAGCCCGGCAACTATGCAGCCTAATCGGGGGTATCTTCCAGACACTGGAGCCT contains:
- a CDS encoding serine/threonine-protein kinase; the protein is MANFDGSADSPFVNQILHDRYQIQAMLGRKPGRQTFLALDLQNQLPVVIKLLLFSPDSTWEDLKLFEREAETLKALGHPAIPQYLDFFEVEIEFGKGFALVQSYIEARSLQQWTQDGCRFGEAELTAITKDLLDILEYLHRLQPPVIHRDIKPSNVLLKNRSGNGPGEVYLIDFGSVQTAAHGGTVTVVGTYGYMPSEQFGGRSLPASDLYGVGMTLTYLATGQHPADLPEDDLHVGFDHLTTLSRPFISWIEWLTNPSLAKRPATAQDARLHLLKPRQEPKATSTVQKLFLGTTTCPSSSSISLKATQTTLQLRVPLNQILYTFSGVNDNLLLWTCLALALITFAMFFIDFLFTLFLMLLTWFLPFLPILIILAFQGSSPRKVLDVFLMNVRGSFNHTSANIEFPKKKIGQSLLLSTG